TGGACAAGACCATGATGGTGTTCGGCGACGCGAAGAAGGTGGTCGAGGACATCGCGAAGGCGATTGAATAGCGCGAGTCGGCGCTCCCCAAGTCGCACTAGGGTTATCCCACTCTCCAGCGCGGGCGGGGTGGCGACAATCGATCGCGAGCAGCCCCGCTGTATCCACGGAGACCGACGCATGACCGAGCGCCCTTGGCTTGCCGCCTACCCCGCCGGGGTTCCGGCCGACATCGATGCGAACCGCTACGCGTCGCTGGTGGATCTGATCGACACCGCGTTCCGGAACCACGCGAGCCGGCTCGCGTACAGCTTCATGGGCCGCGCCATCAGCTACGCCGAAACCGACAGTCTGTCGGCCGTGTTCGCTGCCTACCTGCAGGGCCTGGCCTTAAGCCAGGGCGACCGGGTCGCGATCATGATGCCGAACGTGCCGCAGTACCCGGTAGCGGTCGCGGCGATCCTGCGCGCCGGTTATGTCGTGGTGAACGTGAACCCGCTGTACACGCCGCGCGAACTCGAACACCAGTTGAACGACAGCGGCGCGGCGGCGATCGTGATTCTGGAAAATTTCGCCGCGACGCTGCAGCAGTGCATCGCGCAGACACCGGTGAAGCACATCGTGCTGTGCGCGATGGGCGACCAGCTCGGCGCGATCAAGGGCGCGTTGGTCAACTACGTGGTGCGCCACCGCCGCAAAATGGTGCCGCCGTTCGATCTGCCCGGCGCGGTGCGCTTTGGCGACGCGATCGCCGCCGGCCGGCGTGCCTCGTTCAAGAAGCCGCAGGTCAAGGCCGACGACGTCGCGATCCTGCAGTACACCGGCGGCACCACCGGTGTCGCCAAGGGCGCGACGCTGTTGCACCGCAACCTGGTCGCGAACATCCTGCAGTCGGAAGCCTGGTACCAGCCGGCGCTCAAAAAAGTGCCGGCCGGCGAGCAGATCGTTACCGTCTGCGCGCTGCCGCTCTATCACATCTTCGGCTTCAACATCAACATGATGCTGTCGCTGCACATGGGCGGCGCGAACATCTTGATCGTGAATCCGCGCGACCTCGGCGCGACGCTGGCCGAGCTCGCGAAGCACAAGTTCCACAGCCTGCCGGCGGTCAACACGCTGTTCAACGGGCTGCTGAACCACCCGGACTTCGCCAAGGTCGACTGGCGCCATCTGGTGATCGCGGTCGGCGGCGGCATGGCGGTGCAAAGCGC
This genomic interval from Burkholderiaceae bacterium contains the following:
- a CDS encoding Long-chain-fatty-acid--CoA ligase, whose protein sequence is MTERPWLAAYPAGVPADIDANRYASLVDLIDTAFRNHASRLAYSFMGRAISYAETDSLSAVFAAYLQGLALSQGDRVAIMMPNVPQYPVAVAAILRAGYVVVNVNPLYTPRELEHQLNDSGAAAIVILENFAATLQQCIAQTPVKHIVLCAMGDQLGAIKGALVNYVVRHRRKMVPPFDLPGAVRFGDAIAAGRRASFKKPQVKADDVAILQYTGGTTGVAKGATLLHRNLVANILQSEAWYQPALKKVPAGEQIVTVCALPLYHIFGFNINMMLSLHMGGANILIVNPRDLGATLAELAKHKFHSLPAVNTLFNGLLNHPDFAKVDWRHLVIAVGGGMAVQSAVARQWLEKTGCPIVEGYGLSETSPSVTCNPADSTAYSGNIGLPMPSTEIRLLDDDGNEVPQGQPGEIAIRGPQVMAGYWQRPDETAKAMTADGFFRSGDIGVMDERGYFRIVDRKKDMILVSGFNVYPNEIEDVVGQMPGVLECGAVSVPDEKTGEAVKLVIVRKDPTLTEQQVRDYCRENLTGYKRPKLIEFRTELPKTPVGKILRRELRDK